In Leptospira stimsonii, the following proteins share a genomic window:
- the tyrS gene encoding tyrosine--tRNA ligase: MDIQKQIEIIRRGCVDLISEEELKSKLTKKGTLKIKAGFDPTAPDLHLGHFVQLKKLKHFQDLGHEVSFLLGDFTAMIGDPTGKSETRKRLSKEEVLENSKTYQSQVFKVLDPQKTKIVYNSTWCSKMNFEDVLVLSSKYNVARMLERDDFSKRYKAGQSISMIEFLYPLVQGYDSVAMECDVELGGTDQKFNLLVGRDLQREYGKEAQCVITLPLLVGLDGTKKMSKSLGNYVGITESPIEMFGKLMSISDDLMWNYFELLTDLPLPEIQNRKNGIERKELHPKEVKTELAKLIMDQFSSSAENEEAIEEWKKIHNPKSRAVPDDIPEVKLGEEFFAESSEPLLVWVLSKLSFVPSVSEARRLIKAGGLYLAEDKITDEKLAIQRGKEYLVRQGKKGKFLKILS, translated from the coding sequence ATGGACATTCAAAAACAAATCGAAATTATCCGCCGGGGCTGTGTAGATCTCATCAGCGAAGAAGAACTCAAGTCCAAACTTACAAAAAAAGGGACGCTGAAAATCAAGGCAGGCTTTGATCCAACCGCTCCCGATCTCCATCTAGGACATTTTGTTCAACTCAAAAAACTCAAACACTTTCAGGACTTAGGTCATGAAGTTTCCTTTTTACTCGGAGATTTTACTGCGATGATCGGAGATCCGACTGGAAAATCGGAAACGAGAAAAAGACTCTCCAAAGAGGAAGTTTTAGAAAACTCTAAAACCTATCAGAGCCAAGTCTTCAAGGTCCTGGATCCGCAGAAAACCAAGATCGTTTACAATTCAACCTGGTGTAGCAAGATGAACTTTGAGGACGTTCTTGTCCTCAGTTCGAAATACAACGTCGCAAGAATGTTGGAAAGAGACGATTTCAGCAAACGATACAAAGCCGGACAATCGATTTCAATGATAGAATTTCTGTATCCATTAGTGCAGGGATATGATTCCGTCGCGATGGAATGTGACGTAGAACTCGGAGGGACCGATCAGAAATTCAATCTTCTCGTGGGAAGAGACTTACAGAGAGAATACGGAAAGGAAGCTCAATGTGTCATCACACTTCCTCTGTTAGTCGGATTGGATGGAACCAAGAAGATGTCCAAGTCCCTCGGAAATTATGTCGGAATCACCGAGTCTCCGATCGAAATGTTCGGAAAACTCATGTCCATCAGTGACGATCTGATGTGGAATTATTTCGAACTTCTCACCGATCTCCCGCTTCCGGAAATTCAAAATCGTAAGAATGGAATCGAACGAAAAGAATTGCACCCGAAAGAAGTGAAAACGGAACTTGCGAAGTTGATCATGGATCAATTTTCCTCCTCTGCCGAGAACGAGGAAGCTATCGAAGAATGGAAAAAAATTCACAATCCGAAGTCCCGCGCCGTTCCTGACGATATCCCTGAAGTAAAACTCGGAGAAGAATTTTTCGCAGAATCTTCCGAGCCATTGCTCGTTTGGGTTTTGAGCAAATTGTCCTTTGTTCCTTCCGTCTCGGAAGCGAGGCGACTGATCAAAGCCGGTGGACTTTATCTCGCAGAGGACAAGATCACGGATGAGAAACTCGCGATTCAAAGGGGAAAGGAATACTTAGTGAGACAGGGGAAAAAGGGAAAATTTTTAAAAATTCTTTCTTAA
- a CDS encoding glycerol-3-phosphate dehydrogenase/oxidase produces MQICRGKETCKAGRIVKMEKQGRAEQISKLQKESYDILFIGGGSTGAGAAFDAAKRGYKTALIEKRDFASGTSSRSTKLIHGGVRYLAQFHFKLIHEALTERQRLLENAPHLVKPLKFVLPAYRFYERPYYGIGLTLYDILASRGKLPSHKTISKSEAISEFSAIKKDGLFGGITYYDAQFNDSRLNLLLARAAEKEGATVANRVELVSFIKENGKLRGANLKDLETGKIFPVFAKVIANTTGVWVDHVRKLDDPRTFNVLSPSQGIHLVFSKEKIPCESAMIIPKTKDGRVVFIIPWEDHVILGTTDTPIENPGDEPLPIGNEVQFLLDTGNDYLETKVTQKDILSVFVGIRPLISPEGNQDTKNISREEVILVSNSGLVTMGGGKWSTYRKMAEELVDRLIQVGNIETKEECSTKTYPFPGSKGYSETLHEELEKTYKVDRKFAKRLQNYYGTEVFEVLGKKPKLIGKGIPFFEEEVVFAVKEEFALGVTDILARRFRILFLDLDLAQKMIGPVATILSKQLKWKEKTKKREEEEALELIGNLKKSYK; encoded by the coding sequence ATGCAAATTTGCAGGGGGAAAGAAACCTGTAAAGCAGGAAGAATTGTGAAAATGGAAAAACAAGGCAGAGCCGAACAAATTTCAAAATTACAAAAAGAATCATATGATATTCTCTTTATCGGAGGAGGATCCACCGGCGCCGGCGCCGCGTTTGACGCGGCCAAAAGAGGGTATAAAACCGCACTCATTGAAAAGAGAGATTTTGCTTCGGGGACGTCCTCTCGTTCCACAAAACTCATTCACGGAGGGGTTCGTTATCTGGCGCAGTTTCATTTTAAACTGATCCACGAAGCTCTCACCGAAAGACAGAGACTTTTAGAAAACGCTCCGCATCTCGTTAAACCCCTTAAATTCGTTCTTCCCGCGTATCGATTTTATGAAAGACCCTATTACGGAATCGGACTGACTCTTTATGATATTCTTGCTTCAAGAGGAAAACTTCCTTCTCACAAGACGATTTCCAAATCCGAAGCGATCTCCGAATTCTCCGCGATTAAAAAAGACGGACTCTTTGGTGGAATCACCTACTATGACGCTCAATTCAACGATTCCAGATTGAACCTTCTCCTTGCGAGGGCCGCAGAAAAAGAAGGAGCTACCGTAGCCAACCGAGTAGAGCTCGTTTCGTTTATCAAGGAGAATGGAAAACTCAGAGGTGCAAATCTAAAAGACCTCGAGACCGGAAAAATATTTCCAGTCTTCGCAAAGGTAATTGCAAACACAACCGGTGTTTGGGTCGATCACGTTCGAAAACTCGATGATCCAAGAACGTTTAACGTTTTGTCACCCAGCCAAGGAATTCACCTCGTTTTTTCGAAGGAGAAAATTCCGTGCGAGTCCGCGATGATCATTCCAAAAACGAAAGATGGAAGGGTTGTATTTATCATCCCTTGGGAAGATCACGTGATTCTTGGAACCACAGATACGCCGATCGAAAACCCGGGAGACGAACCGCTTCCAATCGGAAACGAGGTTCAATTCTTATTGGATACCGGAAACGATTATTTGGAAACGAAGGTGACTCAAAAAGATATTCTTTCCGTCTTTGTCGGTATTCGTCCGCTGATCTCGCCCGAAGGAAACCAGGATACGAAGAATATTTCCAGAGAAGAAGTGATTCTCGTTTCCAATTCCGGTCTCGTGACGATGGGCGGAGGAAAATGGTCCACCTATAGAAAGATGGCTGAAGAATTAGTCGATAGACTCATTCAAGTTGGAAACATAGAAACGAAAGAAGAATGTTCCACAAAGACATACCCTTTTCCTGGATCCAAGGGTTATTCCGAAACTCTTCACGAGGAATTGGAGAAAACGTACAAAGTCGATAGGAAATTCGCAAAACGTCTTCAGAATTATTATGGAACCGAGGTCTTCGAGGTTTTAGGAAAAAAACCGAAACTGATCGGAAAAGGGATTCCTTTCTTCGAAGAAGAAGTCGTCTTCGCGGTGAAAGAAGAATTTGCGTTAGGCGTAACCGATATACTTGCGAGAAGATTTAGAATTCTTTTCTTAGATCTGGATCTGGCTCAAAAGATGATCGGACCCGTCGCGACGATTCTTTCAAAACAACTCAAATGGAAGGAAAAGACAAAGAAAAGGGAGGAAGAAGAAGCATTGGAATTGATAGGGAATTTGAAGAAGTCCTATAAGTAA
- the rpoD gene encoding RNA polymerase sigma factor RpoD, with amino-acid sequence MENLQSMPEVQKIISLGKANGEVSYDDINEILPDKILNSEKIDDFFTLLHEMGIEIVEEYTRNTLEPASTLVPKDDSKPARKKKESSASASGSEDPIKLYLREIGKVSLISGETEVFLAKRIEKGEKIIEETILSSSILRANYIKLLPKIRSKKIKVYDLIRVDKMYALNAEEAHKLEELFFKNILVIQEQEKVLQEAVSKIRKYSETSKKFKEFKEKIDASTDVIHNAIRELGVSQKEIQKISQKIKSMVFRIKEIDRHFLKIKAQYGQDVRDIKAFNRFIEKNEKLDDIEVKMGVNIDEVREVIKDIRNNERKLRRMEQEAGSTVQEIKDWGEKIIKGEREISQAKKELVKANLRLVVSIAKRYANRGMHFFDLIQEGNIGLIKAVDKFEYKKGYKFSTYATWWIRQAITRAISDQARTIRVPVHMIEQVNKVIRETRLFVQEFGRDPSNEEIAERLGWPVQKVKMVKNVAREPISLEIPVGSEEDSELGDFIPDTEVETPVNAAASSILAEQIRQVLHTLPAREQKVIRMRFGLDDGYPQTLEEVGYQFKVTRERIRQIEAKALRRLRHPSRSKKLKDYIDG; translated from the coding sequence ATGGAAAATCTGCAAAGCATGCCTGAGGTTCAGAAGATTATATCTCTTGGAAAGGCAAACGGAGAAGTTTCGTATGACGATATCAACGAGATTCTTCCCGACAAAATTCTGAACTCAGAAAAGATCGACGATTTCTTTACCCTCTTACATGAGATGGGAATTGAAATCGTGGAAGAATATACCAGAAACACTCTGGAACCAGCTTCCACACTCGTTCCCAAGGACGATTCCAAGCCCGCACGAAAGAAAAAAGAATCTTCGGCTTCAGCGAGCGGGTCCGAAGATCCGATCAAACTCTATTTGAGAGAAATCGGAAAGGTGAGTTTGATTTCCGGTGAAACCGAAGTTTTCCTCGCAAAAAGAATTGAGAAAGGGGAAAAGATTATCGAAGAGACGATCTTGAGTTCCTCCATTCTCAGAGCGAACTATATCAAACTCCTTCCTAAAATTCGAAGTAAAAAAATCAAAGTCTACGATCTCATCCGCGTGGATAAGATGTATGCTCTCAATGCGGAAGAAGCCCACAAGTTAGAAGAATTATTTTTTAAGAACATTCTCGTGATCCAAGAACAAGAGAAAGTTTTACAAGAAGCCGTTTCTAAGATCCGAAAATACTCTGAGACTTCCAAAAAGTTCAAAGAATTCAAAGAGAAGATCGATGCTTCTACGGACGTCATTCACAACGCGATCCGGGAACTCGGAGTTTCTCAAAAGGAAATTCAGAAAATCTCCCAGAAGATCAAATCCATGGTTTTTAGAATCAAGGAGATCGATCGTCATTTCTTAAAAATCAAAGCACAGTATGGACAAGACGTTCGGGACATCAAAGCTTTCAACCGTTTTATCGAGAAGAACGAGAAGTTAGACGACATCGAAGTCAAGATGGGAGTGAATATCGACGAAGTCCGAGAGGTCATCAAAGACATTCGGAACAACGAAAGAAAACTCCGTCGTATGGAACAGGAAGCTGGTTCTACCGTTCAAGAAATCAAAGACTGGGGCGAGAAGATCATCAAAGGTGAGAGAGAAATTTCTCAAGCCAAAAAAGAACTCGTTAAAGCGAACTTGAGACTCGTCGTTTCCATCGCGAAACGTTATGCGAATCGCGGGATGCACTTCTTTGATTTAATCCAAGAAGGAAACATCGGTCTCATCAAAGCGGTCGATAAGTTCGAATACAAGAAAGGTTATAAATTCTCCACATACGCCACTTGGTGGATACGTCAAGCGATCACGAGAGCGATCTCGGATCAAGCAAGAACGATCCGTGTGCCAGTTCATATGATCGAACAAGTCAATAAAGTGATCCGCGAAACAAGATTGTTCGTTCAAGAGTTCGGAAGGGATCCGAGCAACGAGGAGATTGCGGAAAGGCTAGGCTGGCCCGTTCAGAAAGTGAAGATGGTTAAGAACGTAGCAAGAGAGCCGATTTCTCTGGAAATTCCGGTCGGTTCGGAAGAAGATTCGGAACTCGGGGATTTTATTCCGGACACGGAAGTGGAAACGCCGGTGAACGCGGCGGCATCCAGCATTCTCGCGGAACAGATTCGTCAGGTTTTGCATACACTTCCTGCAAGGGAACAAAAGGTCATTCGGATGCGCTTCGGTTTGGACGACGGTTATCCACAAACCTTGGAAGAGGTTGGTTATCAATTCAAGGTAACGAGAGAAAGAATTCGTCAGATCGAAGCGAAGGCGCTTCGAAGACTCCGGCACCCATCCCGCTCGAAAAAACTCAAGGATTATATCGACGGCTGA
- the dnaG gene encoding DNA primase encodes MSNKKDFIDRIHREVPIESYISRFVPLKKRGKNFIGLCPFHQEKSPSFNVSAEKQFYYCFGCKASGDLIRFVMDYERVDFSRGLEILSEYSGIPLEEKNSKLSEVSDFLYKINQKVSEYYQHLLHTPVGKNALDYLKSREIEESEIRLFGLGFAPEGFDTLAREVLKTKDEIAGAIQLGLLREKEAGNGRPYDFFRDRIMFPVLDLSGRVIGFSGRILGPGKEAKYINSQASVVFDKSRTFYNFFRAREGVRKTGEAMLVEGYLDVIGLTRRDFENVIASMGTAITENHIRTLKKFAERVVLVLDGDLAGRKGALHAAEICLKEGMECSIVLLPEGKDPFDLAKSLNRQELNELLSQRIQGSEFVVEELLDRADSRALPEKKRRALQNLYSFIQTLNRETDKQFFLGLGANKLGISMDAVLRDFKGGPNAKNGPSNADTSSNVKEAQILTGPALDCERKIISMLVKHTGLFSYSEEISSMEFMDTASSFLWDYLYTIYTGEGEISPVEILASDIPEDLKQALAPYLLEEDSEKIEPGELQKVFRILLLQQKKFRIEERIRELDQKRERFFTPEIFTELSFYRKEKEKILEHIRSQSATTN; translated from the coding sequence TTGTCTAACAAAAAGGATTTCATCGATCGAATTCACCGGGAAGTCCCCATCGAATCCTATATATCTCGCTTTGTTCCTCTTAAAAAAAGAGGGAAGAATTTCATAGGACTTTGTCCGTTCCATCAAGAAAAATCACCGTCGTTTAACGTCTCCGCTGAAAAGCAGTTCTATTATTGTTTTGGCTGTAAGGCTTCCGGCGATCTCATTCGTTTTGTCATGGATTACGAGAGGGTTGATTTTTCGAGAGGTCTCGAAATTCTTTCCGAGTATTCCGGAATTCCTCTGGAAGAGAAAAATTCTAAACTCTCGGAAGTCTCCGATTTTCTCTATAAAATCAATCAAAAGGTCTCCGAATATTATCAACATCTTTTGCATACTCCCGTAGGTAAGAACGCTCTGGATTATCTGAAGTCCAGAGAAATTGAAGAATCAGAAATCCGCCTCTTCGGATTGGGTTTCGCTCCGGAAGGGTTTGATACCCTGGCGAGAGAAGTTCTGAAAACGAAAGACGAGATTGCAGGTGCGATTCAGTTAGGACTTCTTCGAGAAAAAGAAGCAGGAAACGGTCGTCCTTACGATTTCTTTCGGGATCGGATTATGTTTCCGGTTTTAGATCTTTCTGGAAGGGTGATCGGATTTTCTGGAAGAATTCTGGGTCCTGGAAAAGAAGCCAAATACATCAACAGTCAGGCGTCGGTCGTTTTTGATAAGAGTAGAACCTTTTACAATTTCTTTCGTGCGAGAGAAGGGGTAAGAAAGACCGGAGAGGCGATGCTCGTGGAAGGGTATCTTGACGTGATCGGTCTTACAAGAAGAGACTTTGAAAACGTGATCGCTTCAATGGGAACCGCGATTACGGAAAATCATATTCGCACTTTGAAGAAGTTCGCCGAAAGAGTCGTTTTGGTTTTAGACGGTGATCTTGCGGGGAGAAAGGGCGCACTTCATGCCGCGGAAATCTGTCTAAAAGAAGGAATGGAATGTTCCATCGTCTTGCTTCCGGAAGGAAAAGATCCGTTCGATTTGGCCAAATCCTTAAACAGACAGGAACTGAACGAATTACTTTCCCAGAGAATTCAAGGTTCCGAGTTTGTTGTCGAAGAATTACTCGATCGCGCCGATTCTCGGGCTCTTCCTGAGAAAAAGAGAAGGGCGCTTCAAAATCTGTATTCTTTTATCCAGACTCTAAATCGAGAAACCGACAAGCAGTTCTTTCTCGGGCTTGGAGCGAATAAGCTCGGAATCAGCATGGATGCGGTACTTCGAGATTTTAAAGGCGGACCGAATGCTAAGAATGGACCCTCGAATGCCGATACTAGTTCTAACGTAAAGGAAGCGCAGATCCTCACGGGTCCGGCTCTGGATTGCGAAAGAAAAATTATCTCCATGCTTGTAAAACACACGGGGTTGTTCTCTTATTCGGAAGAGATTTCCTCGATGGAATTTATGGATACGGCGAGTTCCTTTCTTTGGGATTACCTTTATACGATTTATACCGGAGAAGGCGAAATTTCTCCTGTTGAGATCTTAGCATCGGATATTCCCGAGGATTTAAAACAAGCCTTGGCTCCTTATCTTTTAGAAGAAGATTCTGAAAAGATTGAACCGGGAGAATTACAAAAAGTATTTAGAATTCTGCTCTTACAGCAGAAGAAGTTTCGGATCGAGGAACGAATTCGGGAACTCGATCAAAAGAGAGAACGTTTTTTTACGCCCGAGATCTTTACGGAACTCAGTTTTTATCGTAAAGAAAAAGAAAAGATTCTGGAGCATATCCGGAGTCAATCAGCTACCACAAATTAG
- a CDS encoding GatB/YqeY domain-containing protein, with protein MSLQIKINDDLKEAMKAKKEPHLSTLRLLKSDIQYELTKTGAKELSDEQVITVIKKAYAKRLDAIGMYEKAGRKDLLAQEEGEATVLKEYLPLELPESEIIATIDQIFAELQPTAKDMGKVMGRVMAAFKGKSIDGTKVSAIVKSRLS; from the coding sequence ATGTCCCTGCAGATAAAAATCAATGACGATCTGAAAGAGGCGATGAAAGCGAAGAAGGAACCTCATCTTTCTACGCTCCGTCTTTTGAAATCCGATATACAGTATGAACTTACGAAGACCGGAGCGAAAGAGCTTTCCGACGAACAAGTGATTACCGTCATCAAGAAGGCTTACGCCAAACGTTTGGATGCGATCGGTATGTATGAAAAGGCAGGGAGAAAGGATCTTTTGGCACAGGAAGAAGGCGAAGCCACCGTATTGAAGGAATACCTTCCTCTCGAACTGCCTGAATCAGAAATCATAGCAACAATCGACCAAATCTTTGCAGAACTACAACCGACCGCAAAGGATATGGGAAAGGTAATGGGTCGTGTCATGGCCGCATTCAAAGGAAAGAGCATAGACGGTACCAAAGTTTCGGCAATTGTTAAATCCAGGCTTTCCTGA
- the rpsU gene encoding 30S ribosomal protein S21 — protein sequence MVGIIVKDGESIESALKRFKRDCANAGIMSEIKRREYFEKPSIKKKKAIESAKRKAEKKKRLFSKKDKA from the coding sequence ATGGTAGGAATCATTGTTAAAGACGGAGAGTCGATCGAATCGGCTTTGAAACGTTTCAAACGCGACTGCGCGAACGCTGGAATCATGAGCGAAATCAAACGCAGAGAATACTTCGAAAAACCGAGTATCAAAAAGAAAAAAGCGATCGAATCCGCAAAAAGAAAAGCCGAGAAGAAAAAACGCCTTTTCTCTAAAAAAGACAAAGCCTAA
- the fbp gene encoding class 1 fructose-bisphosphatase: protein MSVHPTQTLSLSQYLIEEQLKLPQATGDFTALMSHLVYAAKIVSREVRKAGLLENILGSTDVVNVQGETQMKLDEYADKVFNHTLTRCGHLCILGSEEHEETVPVPNGYKIGKYTIAIDPLDGSSNIDANVSIGTIFSVHLRKSPGGTPGTLGDLLQQGSKQRAAGYVLYGSSTMLVLCTGKGVSGFTLDPSCGEFILSHPDMQMPETGGIYSINEGNYNYWSDEVKNYIRDIKSIEGGKKPQSGRYIGSLVADFHRNLLKGGIFLYPNDTKSTKYPNGKLRLLYEAAPMAFIAEQAGGVAVTVYGERILDLTPEELHQRTTLVVGSKKEVEHFLKFAPKKP, encoded by the coding sequence ATGTCTGTTCATCCTACACAAACATTGAGTCTTTCCCAGTATCTAATCGAGGAACAACTCAAGTTACCCCAAGCCACCGGGGATTTCACGGCTCTGATGAGCCATTTAGTTTATGCGGCGAAGATCGTATCCAGAGAGGTTCGTAAAGCCGGACTTTTAGAAAATATTCTCGGTTCTACGGATGTGGTAAACGTTCAGGGTGAAACCCAAATGAAACTCGACGAATACGCGGATAAGGTGTTTAATCATACGCTAACGCGTTGCGGCCATCTTTGTATTCTTGGAAGCGAAGAACACGAAGAGACCGTTCCCGTTCCCAACGGCTACAAGATCGGAAAATACACGATCGCGATCGATCCTCTCGACGGATCTTCCAATATCGACGCGAACGTTTCTATCGGAACGATCTTCTCCGTTCATTTAAGAAAAAGTCCGGGCGGTACTCCAGGTACGTTAGGCGATCTTCTTCAGCAAGGTTCCAAACAGAGAGCGGCCGGCTACGTTCTCTACGGCTCCTCAACGATGCTCGTTCTCTGTACAGGAAAAGGAGTTTCCGGTTTTACTTTGGATCCTTCCTGTGGAGAATTCATTCTTTCTCATCCGGATATGCAAATGCCCGAGACCGGGGGAATCTATTCTATCAATGAAGGGAACTATAACTACTGGTCCGATGAAGTTAAGAATTATATCCGAGATATCAAATCGATCGAAGGCGGAAAAAAACCTCAATCGGGACGCTATATCGGTTCCTTAGTCGCCGACTTTCACAGAAACCTTTTGAAAGGTGGAATCTTTCTTTATCCAAACGATACGAAATCCACTAAATATCCGAACGGAAAATTGAGACTTCTCTACGAAGCGGCACCGATGGCGTTCATCGCTGAACAAGCGGGCGGAGTTGCAGTTACCGTTTATGGAGAAAGAATTCTGGATCTCACTCCGGAAGAATTACACCAACGAACAACCTTGGTAGTGGGAAGCAAAAAGGAAGTGGAACACTTCTTGAAATTTGCACCGAAGAAACCGTAA
- the lvrB gene encoding hybrid histidine kinase/response regulator LvrB, protein MKWRFLFLEDSLLDLELIQRQLRKAKIDFESIHVSDSEGFSHAILKDKPDLILSDFSLPKYDGFSALMAAKNMCPETPFIFVSGTYGEEAAIQTLTMGATDYVLKDKIEKLLPAVQRALHELEDHELRRKAEKEKYKLEEQLRQSQKLEAMGLMAGTLAHEINNPLLAISEYAALIAKEELDEKKIKALAAKIRDESARISTIMKDLLRFSREEKGNFYPVDVSEVIAKIQSISQQIFKMNKIEVRWENIEPGNIIYCRLGQILQILLNLINNSVDSLNERFPDYDDRKRIRISVFLQELQGRMFAQFEVEDFGMGVPIEIQNYIFKTFFTTKSTDKGTGLGLSVSLGIAEEHGGTLSFKSIPGENTCFYLNIPLAKTIQE, encoded by the coding sequence ATGAAATGGAGATTTCTCTTTTTAGAAGATTCTCTTTTGGATTTGGAGTTGATTCAGAGACAACTTAGGAAGGCAAAAATCGATTTTGAATCGATTCACGTCAGCGATTCCGAGGGATTTTCGCACGCGATTCTAAAGGACAAACCCGATCTGATTCTATCGGATTTTAGTCTACCGAAATACGACGGCTTCTCCGCGCTCATGGCCGCAAAGAATATGTGTCCGGAAACTCCGTTTATTTTCGTTTCCGGCACTTACGGTGAGGAGGCCGCGATTCAAACCTTAACAATGGGAGCGACGGATTATGTTCTAAAAGACAAAATCGAAAAATTATTGCCTGCCGTACAAAGAGCGCTTCATGAATTGGAAGATCATGAACTTCGAAGAAAAGCGGAAAAAGAGAAATACAAATTGGAAGAACAACTCAGGCAAAGTCAAAAATTGGAAGCGATGGGACTTATGGCTGGCACACTTGCACATGAAATCAACAATCCACTCCTTGCGATATCCGAATATGCCGCGTTGATCGCCAAAGAGGAGCTAGATGAAAAAAAAATAAAAGCGCTCGCGGCAAAAATCCGGGATGAGAGCGCCCGGATTTCCACTATCATGAAGGATCTCCTTCGATTTTCCCGAGAAGAAAAAGGGAATTTTTACCCCGTGGACGTATCCGAGGTGATCGCGAAGATTCAATCCATTTCACAGCAAATATTCAAGATGAATAAGATAGAAGTTCGCTGGGAGAATATCGAACCGGGAAACATTATTTATTGTAGGTTGGGCCAGATTCTTCAAATCCTTCTCAACCTCATCAACAATTCCGTGGACAGCCTGAACGAAAGATTTCCGGACTATGACGATAGAAAAAGAATCCGGATTTCTGTGTTCTTACAAGAATTACAGGGAAGAATGTTCGCTCAGTTTGAAGTTGAAGATTTTGGAATGGGAGTTCCGATAGAAATTCAAAATTATATCTTTAAGACTTTTTTTACTACGAAGTCTACGGACAAGGGAACCGGGCTCGGCTTATCCGTAAGTTTGGGAATCGCCGAGGAACACGGAGGAACACTTTCATTCAAAAGTATTCCCGGAGAAAATACTTGCTTTTATTTGAATATTCCTCTTGCAAAAACAATCCAAGAATAA